A part of Leishmania panamensis strain MHOM/PA/94/PSC-1 chromosome 34 sequence genomic DNA contains:
- a CDS encoding hypothetical protein (TriTrypDB/GeneDB-style sysID: LpmP.34.2250), whose product MRTSGGLHAAPTEELVEAPPQLPLTDGRYYACRRCRRILSEAQWYATGCVECSAAMGIPDRDNLLDFATPHFHNFIGLIAPGQSWVARLIMKNREPTNGIFAETLSDDEPEEEEDEMEPFVRGADEEEEPVMLDGEDGTAESMHELAADTRE is encoded by the coding sequence ATGCGGACATCGGGAGGCCTTCATGCAGCGCCCacggaggagctggtggaagccccgccgcagctgccactGACGGATGGGCGCTACTATGCCTGCCGTCGGTGCCGTCGCATCTTGTCAGAAGCCCAGTGGTACGCGACGGGTTGCGTggagtgcagcgcagcaatGGGCATTCCGGACCGCGATAACCTCCTCGACTTTGCAACCCCACACTTCCACAACTTCATTGGCCTGATTGCGCCAGGACAGTCGTGGGTCGCGCGCTTGATCATGAAGAACCGTGAGCCGACGAACGGCATCTTCGCGGAGACCTTGTCAGACGATGAgccggaggaagaggaggacgaaaTGGAGCCCTTCGTGAGGGGCGcggatgaggaagaggagccaGTCATGCTGGATGGAGAAGATGGCACTGCTGAGTCCATGCATGAGCTGGCTGCCGACACACGAGAGTAA